GAATATTATACAGTTACTAACGAGGGTGGTCGAGATAATGCATTAATTAAATACTTAGGTAGATTAATAACTCAACCAATGTTTAGAGATATTCACGAGTTGTTACCAATGGCTATGATGTATAACCAATGTTATATAAATCCTCCATTGGATGCTCAAGAAGTAGAAAACAAAGTAAATAGTATATTATCTTATGCAAAACCAGTTTACTGTAAAGATAATGGTAAAATTATAAACGGCTCTTTGGTTAAATATGTATTAGATAAGTCTCCATCATACATTAAAGGTAATATGTTATATATCTATAATGAAGAATTAGGAATATATGAATATAAAGATACTAGAGACCAACTAAAGCTATATTATGACCATGTAATTATTGATGAAGATATAGACCCTGGTAAAGCTGATAAATTCGCTAAAACAATACACTCAATAGCTGATAATCATAAAGAACTATTTATATATGAAAATAGATATATAAACTGTTTAAATGGTGTGATAGATACAGAAACGGATGAGTTATTAGAATTTACTCCACAAATAAAACTAGATACCAAGTTTAATGGTAATTACTATGATATAGATAAGTATAAAGAGGATTATAACAAATCTAAGTTTAAAAGCTTCTTAGAAAATATACTTGATGATGGTACTATATTAACACTACAAGAAGCCTGGGGAGTTATGTTGTGTCCTAATGCTACCAAAGTGCAACAATGCTTTATATATAAAGGAGAAGGCTCTAATGGTAAGTCTAGTTTATTTGATATACAAACGGCTTTATTATACGATAAGGATAAATCAGTATGTGGTATAGGCTTAGGTAAATTTGGTGATGAGTTTATAATGGCTATGGCTGAGGGTAGGAGAGTTAATATAGTTAGGGATGATACCGTAGAAGGTAAAATAAATGGAGTTTTTAAAAGTGCCGTATGTGGTGAAGAAATAACAGTTAATAAGAAAAATAAAGACCATGTGCAAATGAAGTTTAATATGGCCTGGTTTTATGGTTTAAATAGGATGCCAGTTACTAATGATAAATCGTATGGATTTTTTAGGAGACCTATATTTATACCATTTAATGTAAGGTTTGGTACAATGGAACAAGTACAAAGAGGAGAAGCTGATAAAATAGGAGTGCCTGGAATAGTAGAGGATATTATATCAAATGAATTAGATATAGTGTTTATGTGGGCATATGAAGGACTTAAAAGGTTAAAGGCTAATAATTGGAAAGTAACACAAAGTGAAGCATCCATCCAGGAAATGGAAGAATATAAAGAGGAAGCCGACTCAGCATATGCATTTTATAAAAGGGAACTTATAAGAGTACCAGGATATAACCTTCATGCTAAAACATTATATGAAGAATATGAAAACTGGTGTCTAATGGAAAAAATAAATAGTCCAATGAATGTAACTCAATTTGGTAGACAGATGGCATCTTATGGACATAAAAAAGGTACTGGGATGGCTCACGATATAGATAAACCAGGTAATTCAGTGTTCTTTGGTGTAAATTATAAAAAGAATGTATATATACAAGTAGAAAATACAGAAAAGGTATTTGAAGAAAATAAGCAAAGTACTTTTATGGATGCAAGCTTCAAACCATCTGATATTGGTAACTCGCCATTTTAATATAAAAGGGGGATATATATGGATAATAAGTCTAAACAGTTATTAAGTGAGTATATGGACGTATTGTACAAGATAACGGTAGGAGAATATTGGTTTAATAAAGAAGGTAATATAAAAACACATGGTAAAGGCTCTAAAGAACATACAGACTTTTGTAATTTACTTTATAGAATGAGAGATTTATATATAGGACTTAGAGAGTTAAATATAAACCCACCAAGATGGGTAAATGACAATATGAAGATAGATAAACTAATAGAAGAATAT
The Romboutsia ilealis genome window above contains:
- a CDS encoding phage/plasmid primase, P4 family translates to MPNNFEVIKVKELFPVVPVFNYTNKPVVPWKKDVNRLSRDYELKGVNEYIDYVNNKNEVKKSKVTGYALITGKDSGIMVLDLDRNHGDGSKDGIKAYKELIESLKLTQEEQKQAFDTFTVKTPNGGLHLYFKYKEGLKNDSNKDLSIDIRTDGGLIIAPGSLRKIGEDIREYTVYKDNPIYDIPIKLFDKLTEYFGVNKVKGNKPKETNKKPGRHPKNKEYYTVTNEGGRDNALIKYLGRLITQPMFRDIHELLPMAMMYNQCYINPPLDAQEVENKVNSILSYAKPVYCKDNGKIINGSLVKYVLDKSPSYIKGNMLYIYNEELGIYEYKDTRDQLKLYYDHVIIDEDIDPGKADKFAKTIHSIADNHKELFIYENRYINCLNGVIDTETDELLEFTPQIKLDTKFNGNYYDIDKYKEDYNKSKFKSFLENILDDGTILTLQEAWGVMLCPNATKVQQCFIYKGEGSNGKSSLFDIQTALLYDKDKSVCGIGLGKFGDEFIMAMAEGRRVNIVRDDTVEGKINGVFKSAVCGEEITVNKKNKDHVQMKFNMAWFYGLNRMPVTNDKSYGFFRRPIFIPFNVRFGTMEQVQRGEADKIGVPGIVEDIISNELDIVFMWAYEGLKRLKANNWKVTQSEASIQEMEEYKEEADSAYAFYKRELIRVPGYNLHAKTLYEEYENWCLMEKINSPMNVTQFGRQMASYGHKKGTGMAHDIDKPGNSVFFGVNYKKNVYIQVENTEKVFEENKQSTFMDASFKPSDIGNSPF
- a CDS encoding PX domain-containing protein, with protein sequence MDNKSKQLLSEYMDVLYKITVGEYWFNKEGNIKTHGKGSKEHTDFCNLLYRMRDLYIGLRELNINPPRWVNDNMKIDKLIEEYKEGI